Proteins encoded together in one Streptomyces sp. NBC_01216 window:
- a CDS encoding ArsR/SmtB family transcription factor — MAPRDLAALAALFADETRAAFLLALLDGRAWTAGELARHGGVAPSTTSEHLSRLVAGGVLAEERQGRHRYVRLADAGFAHLVEALAAHAEPAVPAPPHGLRAHGAGRAMARGRTCYDHLAGRLGTAVTDAMTTRGLLRQDTGFALTDLGMAWFGDLGITLAATGRRPVARGCLDRTERRPHLAGLAGAALCRHALERRWCVRIGSERAVKVTSEGEEALRTALGISPPEIR, encoded by the coding sequence ATGGCACCCCGAGATCTCGCCGCCCTCGCGGCCCTCTTCGCCGACGAGACCCGCGCCGCGTTTCTGCTCGCCCTCCTCGACGGACGAGCCTGGACCGCCGGTGAGCTGGCCCGTCACGGAGGTGTGGCGCCGTCCACCACCAGCGAGCACCTCTCCAGGCTCGTGGCGGGCGGTGTGCTCGCCGAGGAGCGTCAGGGGCGGCACCGGTACGTCCGTCTCGCCGATGCGGGCTTCGCCCATCTCGTGGAGGCTCTCGCGGCCCACGCCGAACCCGCCGTCCCCGCACCGCCGCACGGTCTTCGTGCCCACGGCGCGGGACGGGCCATGGCCCGGGGGCGAACCTGTTACGACCATCTCGCCGGGCGCCTGGGCACCGCCGTCACCGACGCGATGACCACCCGCGGGCTGCTGCGCCAGGACACCGGGTTCGCCCTCACCGACCTCGGCATGGCGTGGTTCGGGGACCTGGGAATCACGCTCGCCGCCACCGGGCGACGCCCCGTCGCGCGCGGCTGCCTCGACAGGACCGAACGGAGACCGCACCTCGCGGGCCTGGCGGGCGCGGCCCTGTGCCGCCACGCGCTGGAGCGGCGCTGGTGCGTACGGATCGGCTCCGAACGGGCCGTGAAGGTGACATCCGAGGGCGAGGAAGCGCTCCGGACCGCGCTGGGAATCAGCCCACCGGAAATTCGGTGA
- a CDS encoding TetR/AcrR family transcriptional regulator, whose protein sequence is MCAMARPRKPLLNRDRIVETAGALVDAEGLAAVSTRRLAAELGVSGPSLYNHFHTKDEILDAVADAVSAKVDLSMFDEDDDRDWRTALHDWAVSYRAALADHPHIVPVLAQGPGRRPAGLRVADAVFGAMVRAGWPPAQATSIGALMRYFITGSALGSFARGFVDDETAYDPADYPHLGQAHLLAEHRQQVDEGAFETGLRALLDGLSIQYGAGSRGTESARGA, encoded by the coding sequence ATGTGCGCCATGGCCCGACCGCGCAAGCCCCTCCTCAACCGAGACCGGATCGTCGAGACGGCCGGCGCGCTCGTGGACGCGGAGGGCCTCGCCGCGGTCTCCACCCGGCGGCTGGCGGCGGAACTGGGAGTGAGCGGCCCCTCCCTCTACAACCACTTCCACACGAAGGACGAGATCCTCGACGCCGTCGCCGACGCGGTCAGCGCGAAGGTCGACCTGTCGATGTTCGACGAGGACGACGACCGTGACTGGCGTACGGCCCTGCACGACTGGGCCGTCTCCTACCGGGCCGCCCTGGCCGACCACCCGCACATCGTCCCCGTCCTCGCCCAGGGCCCGGGCCGCCGCCCGGCGGGCCTGCGGGTGGCGGACGCGGTGTTCGGAGCGATGGTCCGGGCAGGCTGGCCGCCGGCGCAGGCGACCTCCATCGGGGCGCTGATGCGCTACTTCATCACCGGTTCGGCGCTCGGCTCCTTCGCCCGCGGCTTCGTGGACGACGAGACCGCCTACGACCCGGCCGACTACCCCCACCTGGGCCAGGCGCACCTGCTGGCGGAGCACCGCCAGCAGGTGGACGAGGGCGCGTTCGAGACGGGCCTGCGGGCCCTGCTCGACGGGCTGTCGATCCAGTACGGGGCGGGGAGCCGGGGTACGGAGTCGGCGCGCGGCGCGTAG
- a CDS encoding acyl-CoA dehydrogenase family protein — MNLELSEEQEAVRRLAADFVSRDVAPHAVAWDRAEEVDRSIVGRLGAVGFLGLTIPEEYGGSGGDHLSYCLVTEELGRGDSSVRGIVSVSLGLVAKTIAAWGDEEQKRRWLPRLATGDVVGCFGLTEPGTGSDAGNLATRAVRDGDAYVIDGAKTFITNGTWADVVLLFARTNDTPGHRGVSAFLVPADAPGLTRRAIHGKLGLRGQATAELVLEGVRVPAAAMLGPEGKGFTVAMSALAKGRMSVAAGCVGIAQAALDAAVRYAGEREQFGKPIASYQLVQELISDIAVDVAAARLLTWRVADLIDRGEEFATAASQAKLYASEAAVRCANNALQVFGGYGYIDEYPVGKLLRDARVMTLYEGTSQIQKLIIGRALTGVSAF, encoded by the coding sequence GTGAACCTGGAACTGAGCGAGGAGCAGGAAGCCGTTCGGAGGCTCGCCGCGGACTTCGTCAGCCGCGACGTCGCCCCCCACGCCGTGGCCTGGGACCGCGCCGAGGAAGTCGACCGTTCGATCGTCGGCAGGCTCGGTGCGGTCGGCTTCCTCGGGCTCACGATCCCGGAGGAGTACGGAGGCTCCGGCGGCGACCACCTCTCGTACTGCCTGGTCACCGAGGAGCTGGGGCGGGGCGACTCCTCCGTGCGCGGCATCGTGTCCGTCTCGCTCGGGCTCGTCGCCAAGACGATCGCCGCCTGGGGCGACGAGGAGCAGAAGCGGCGGTGGCTGCCGCGCCTCGCCACGGGCGACGTCGTCGGCTGCTTCGGCCTCACCGAGCCCGGGACCGGCTCCGACGCGGGGAACCTGGCCACCAGGGCGGTCCGTGACGGCGACGCGTACGTCATCGACGGCGCGAAGACGTTCATCACCAACGGCACCTGGGCCGATGTCGTGCTGCTCTTCGCCCGCACCAACGACACCCCCGGTCACCGGGGCGTCTCCGCCTTCCTCGTCCCCGCCGACGCTCCCGGACTCACCCGGCGCGCCATCCACGGCAAGCTCGGGCTGCGCGGTCAGGCCACCGCCGAACTGGTCCTGGAAGGCGTCCGTGTCCCGGCCGCCGCGATGCTCGGGCCCGAGGGCAAAGGCTTCACGGTCGCCATGTCCGCGCTCGCCAAGGGGCGGATGTCGGTCGCGGCCGGCTGTGTCGGCATCGCGCAGGCGGCACTCGACGCGGCCGTGCGCTACGCGGGCGAGCGCGAGCAGTTCGGCAAGCCCATCGCCTCCTACCAACTGGTCCAGGAGCTGATCAGCGACATCGCCGTCGACGTGGCCGCGGCCCGGCTGCTGACCTGGCGCGTCGCCGATCTGATCGACCGGGGCGAGGAGTTCGCGACCGCCGCCTCCCAGGCGAAGCTGTACGCCTCGGAGGCCGCCGTGCGCTGTGCCAACAACGCCCTCCAGGTCTTCGGCGGCTACGGCTACATCGACGAGTACCCGGTCGGCAAGCTGCTGCGCGACGCCCGTGTGATGACGCTCTACGAGGGCACCAGTCAGATCCAGAAGCTGATCATCGGGCGGGCGCTGACGGGGGTCTCGGCCTTCTGA
- a CDS encoding YiaA/YiaB family inner membrane protein codes for MSETPVKQQNTAAYHLQAVLSFGLALAAVGVGIFNLQADAWVRSFLAIAVLYLTTSAFTLAKVVRDRQEAGQIVSRVDQARLEKLLAEHDPFQKL; via the coding sequence ATGAGTGAGACACCGGTCAAGCAGCAGAACACGGCCGCCTACCACCTGCAGGCGGTCCTCTCCTTCGGACTCGCCCTCGCGGCCGTGGGCGTCGGGATCTTCAACCTCCAGGCGGACGCCTGGGTGCGGTCCTTCCTCGCCATCGCGGTCCTCTATCTGACGACCTCGGCCTTCACGCTCGCCAAGGTCGTGCGGGACCGCCAGGAGGCCGGCCAGATCGTCAGCCGTGTGGACCAGGCCCGTCTGGAGAAGCTCCTCGCCGAGCACGACCCCTTCCAGAAACTCTGA
- a CDS encoding TetR/AcrR family transcriptional regulator, whose product MSVAEQTPDGEDVPWGEVTPEAARRLLVAAVEAFAERGYHATTTRDIAGRAGMSPAALYIHYKTKEELLHRISRIGHDKALEILRAAADGGGTSGERLADAVRSFVRWHAERHTTARVVQYELDALGPEHRAEIVELRRESDAVVRRIIDEGVAAGEFEVPDVAGTAVAVLSLCIDVSRWFNAQGRRTPDEVGALYADLVLRMVGGAQK is encoded by the coding sequence ATGAGCGTGGCGGAGCAGACGCCCGACGGCGAGGACGTGCCGTGGGGCGAGGTCACGCCCGAGGCGGCCCGGCGCCTGCTGGTCGCGGCCGTCGAGGCATTCGCCGAGCGCGGGTACCACGCCACGACGACCCGCGACATCGCGGGCCGCGCCGGGATGAGCCCCGCGGCCCTCTACATCCACTACAAGACCAAGGAAGAGCTGCTCCACCGGATCAGTCGCATCGGCCACGACAAGGCCCTGGAGATCCTCCGGGCCGCCGCCGACGGTGGGGGGACGTCCGGCGAGCGTCTCGCCGACGCGGTGCGGTCCTTCGTGCGCTGGCACGCCGAGCGTCACACCACCGCCCGGGTCGTCCAGTACGAACTCGACGCGCTCGGCCCCGAGCATCGTGCCGAGATCGTGGAACTGCGCCGCGAGTCCGACGCCGTCGTCCGCCGGATCATCGACGAGGGCGTGGCGGCGGGTGAGTTCGAGGTGCCGGACGTGGCCGGCACGGCGGTCGCCGTGCTCTCCCTGTGCATCGACGTGTCCCGTTGGTTCAACGCGCAGGGCCGCCGCACGCCGGACGAGGTCGGCGCGCTCTACGCCGACCTCGTGCTGCGGATGGTCGGCGGTGCTCAGAAGTAG
- a CDS encoding MaoC family dehydratase, producing the protein MTEPRVFTSAEELSAGVGEQLGHSDWLEIDQKRIDLFADATGDHQWIHVDPERAATGPFGRTIAHGYLTLSLLPALVPQIMRVEGMRMGINYGTDKVRFPSPVPVGSRLRASAVLTEVTEAGGGVQVTATVTVEREGGDKPVCVAESVSRYYF; encoded by the coding sequence ATGACCGAGCCGAGGGTCTTCACTTCCGCCGAGGAGCTGAGCGCCGGGGTGGGCGAGCAGCTGGGCCACAGCGACTGGCTGGAGATCGACCAGAAGCGGATCGACCTGTTCGCCGACGCGACCGGCGACCACCAGTGGATCCACGTCGACCCGGAGCGGGCCGCCACCGGCCCCTTCGGGCGGACCATCGCACACGGCTATCTGACCCTCTCGCTGCTTCCCGCCCTGGTGCCGCAGATCATGCGCGTCGAGGGCATGAGGATGGGGATCAACTACGGCACCGACAAGGTCCGATTCCCCTCACCCGTACCCGTAGGCTCGCGGTTGCGCGCGAGCGCCGTACTGACCGAGGTGACGGAGGCGGGCGGCGGGGTGCAGGTGACCGCGACGGTGACCGTGGAGCGCGAGGGCGGCGACAAGCCGGTGTGTGTCGCCGAGTCGGTCTCCCGCTACTACTTCTGA
- the soxR gene encoding redox-sensitive transcriptional activator SoxR, protein MPQIPEKIHELSVGQLSARSGAAVSALHFYEAKGLIGSRRTSGNQRRYSRDTLRRVAFIRAAQRVGIPLATIRDALGELPEERTPTKDDWTRLSAAWRAELDERIDRLGRLRDHLADCIGCGCLSLENCVLSNPDDVFGERLTGSRLMPERPRATED, encoded by the coding sequence GTGCCCCAGATTCCGGAGAAGATCCACGAGCTCAGCGTCGGCCAGCTGTCCGCGCGTAGCGGCGCCGCCGTGTCCGCCCTGCATTTCTACGAGGCCAAGGGCCTGATCGGAAGCCGTCGCACGAGCGGCAACCAACGCCGCTACAGCCGGGACACGCTGCGTCGCGTCGCCTTCATCCGGGCCGCCCAGCGGGTCGGCATCCCGCTGGCCACCATCCGTGACGCGCTCGGCGAACTTCCCGAGGAGCGCACCCCGACCAAGGACGACTGGACCCGGCTCTCGGCGGCCTGGCGGGCCGAACTGGACGAGAGGATCGACCGGCTCGGCCGCCTGCGCGACCATCTGGCCGACTGCATCGGCTGTGGCTGCCTGTCGCTGGAGAACTGCGTGCTGTCCAACCCGGACGACGTCTTCGGCGAGCGGCTGACGGGCTCGCGGCTGATGCCGGAACGCCCTCGCGCGACGGAGGACTGA
- a CDS encoding serine-threonine protein kinase, protein MAGMSVEPYREITFDKDGDGAAGQRTALSAFAARGVTDLVLFAHGWNSDRTAATRLYSAFFAPFPGVVRPGVRLGYVGVVWPSTMFTDEPIPDFASVAAVHPGKEAVVERLSVLLREQPEDEAAFTEFGDLIRELTDTGSAARALLEGTPPPDFLVGDPVAVCAMFADALEEAAGPGGVPTPREALGGRLGRYWKGAREVLRQATYYTMKRRAGAVGERGLGPLLGGLARSSPGLRVHLVGHSMGARLVAYALRGLPPGTRNVRSVTLLQGAFSHYAFSASLPHEPGRAGALRDMQGRVDGPVVACYSRHDTALGVIYPLASRMARDASSILGSDRRWWAIGHDGVQAVPGTASLTLAAALRNGIPASGCVSVDTAAVVKDGGPPSGAHSDICHRELARVVASAGRFGA, encoded by the coding sequence ATGGCAGGGATGAGTGTGGAGCCGTACCGGGAGATCACCTTCGACAAGGACGGCGACGGCGCGGCCGGGCAGCGTACGGCGCTGTCGGCGTTCGCCGCCCGGGGCGTCACGGATCTGGTGCTGTTCGCCCACGGGTGGAACAGCGACCGGACGGCGGCGACCCGCCTCTACTCGGCGTTCTTCGCCCCGTTCCCGGGCGTGGTGAGGCCGGGCGTGCGCCTGGGGTACGTGGGTGTGGTCTGGCCGTCGACCATGTTCACCGACGAGCCGATCCCGGACTTCGCGTCGGTGGCGGCGGTGCACCCCGGCAAGGAGGCGGTGGTGGAGCGGCTCTCCGTGCTGCTGCGGGAACAGCCGGAGGACGAGGCCGCCTTCACCGAGTTCGGCGACCTGATCAGGGAGCTGACCGACACGGGCTCGGCCGCCCGGGCCCTCCTGGAGGGCACGCCCCCGCCCGACTTCCTGGTGGGGGACCCGGTGGCGGTCTGCGCGATGTTCGCCGACGCGCTGGAGGAGGCGGCGGGTCCGGGCGGGGTCCCGACACCCCGCGAGGCCCTCGGCGGGAGACTCGGGCGGTACTGGAAAGGGGCGCGGGAGGTGCTGCGTCAGGCCACGTACTACACCATGAAGCGCCGGGCGGGCGCGGTCGGCGAACGGGGACTCGGGCCGCTGCTGGGCGGTCTCGCGCGCTCCTCCCCCGGCCTGCGGGTCCATCTCGTGGGGCACAGCATGGGTGCCCGGCTCGTCGCGTACGCGCTGCGCGGCCTGCCGCCCGGTACCCGCAACGTCCGGTCGGTGACGCTGCTCCAGGGGGCCTTCTCGCACTACGCCTTCTCGGCGAGCCTGCCGCACGAGCCCGGACGGGCCGGGGCGCTGCGTGACATGCAAGGCCGCGTCGACGGGCCGGTGGTGGCCTGCTACTCCCGCCACGACACGGCGCTCGGGGTGATCTACCCGCTGGCCTCCCGGATGGCCCGGGACGCCTCGTCGATCCTGGGCAGCGACCGGCGCTGGTGGGCGATCGGCCACGACGGCGTCCAGGCGGTCCCGGGGACGGCCTCGCTGACCCTGGCGGCGGCGCTGCGGAACGGGATTCCGGCGTCCGGCTGTGTGAGCGTGGACACGGCGGCGGTGGTCAAGGACGGCGGCCCGCCGTCGGGCGCGCACAGCGACATCTGCCACCGGGAGCTGGCACGGGTGGTGGCGTCGGCTGGGCGCTTCGGAGCCTGA
- a CDS encoding exo-beta-N-acetylmuramidase NamZ family protein yields MSLTRRGLLVTGGALGAGAVAAPAAVAHDGGHPGGRRVRTGFERLAADGYGLLTGERIGLVTNPTGITPDARHIVDAMHADDRVNLVAVFGPEHGFRGTAQAGGSEGRHDDPATGLPVYDTYLKSGRALAEVFAASGIDTVVFDIQDVGARFYTYIWTLYDCMVAAALAGKGLVVLDRPNPVSGRAALGPVLDRAFASFVGREPIAQAHGMTVAELARLFNAEFLATPVPLRTVTMSGWRRRDFFDATGLPWVPPSPNMPTPDTALVYAGTCLFEGTNLSEGRGTTRPFELLGAEGVDRRWAEAANTLDLPGVRFREAYFAPTSSKFRGRTVGGVQLHVHDRAAFDPVRTGVGLLISARASWSGFAWRPDQWIDKLTGSTRVRTLVDAGADTDEVAGAWAADLEAFRAVRGDHLLYR; encoded by the coding sequence GTGAGCCTGACCCGACGAGGACTGCTGGTCACGGGCGGCGCCCTGGGGGCCGGTGCGGTGGCCGCACCGGCGGCCGTCGCGCACGATGGCGGGCACCCCGGCGGGCGCCGGGTCCGGACCGGGTTCGAGCGGCTCGCCGCCGACGGCTACGGTCTGCTCACCGGCGAGCGGATCGGCCTGGTCACCAATCCGACCGGGATCACCCCCGACGCCCGGCACATCGTGGACGCCATGCATGCCGACGACCGGGTGAACCTGGTGGCCGTCTTCGGCCCCGAACACGGATTCCGGGGGACGGCGCAGGCGGGCGGCTCAGAGGGGCGCCACGACGACCCGGCGACCGGCCTGCCCGTCTACGACACGTACCTGAAGAGCGGCCGGGCCCTCGCGGAGGTGTTCGCCGCCTCGGGCATCGACACCGTCGTCTTCGACATCCAGGACGTGGGCGCGCGTTTCTACACGTACATCTGGACGCTGTACGACTGCATGGTGGCCGCCGCGCTGGCGGGCAAGGGCCTCGTCGTCCTGGACCGGCCGAACCCGGTGAGCGGCCGGGCGGCGCTCGGGCCCGTCCTGGACCGTGCCTTCGCGAGCTTCGTGGGCCGCGAGCCGATCGCGCAGGCGCACGGGATGACGGTGGCGGAGCTGGCCCGGCTGTTCAACGCGGAGTTCCTGGCGACACCGGTCCCGCTGCGGACCGTGACGATGTCGGGATGGCGGCGGCGGGACTTCTTCGACGCGACCGGTCTTCCGTGGGTACCGCCGAGCCCCAACATGCCGACGCCGGACACCGCGCTCGTGTACGCCGGCACGTGTCTCTTCGAGGGCACCAACCTCTCCGAGGGGCGCGGCACCACCCGTCCGTTCGAACTGCTCGGCGCGGAGGGGGTCGACCGGCGCTGGGCGGAGGCGGCGAACACCCTGGACCTGCCCGGCGTGCGCTTCCGGGAGGCGTACTTCGCTCCGACGTCCTCGAAGTTCCGGGGGAGGACGGTGGGCGGGGTGCAGCTGCACGTCCACGACCGGGCCGCCTTCGACCCGGTACGCACCGGCGTCGGACTGCTGATCAGCGCCAGAGCCTCCTGGAGCGGCTTCGCCTGGCGCCCGGACCAGTGGATCGACAAGCTGACGGGCTCCACGCGGGTGCGGACCCTCGTCGACGCGGGCGCGGACACGGACGAGGTGGCGGGTGCCTGGGCGGCGGACCTGGAAGCCTTCCGGGCCGTGCGCGGGGACCACCTGCTCTACCGCTGA
- a CDS encoding SDR family oxidoreductase, protein MGTVQGAGVVVTGAGGGIGAALARRFAADGARVVVNDLDPGRTKAVAEETGATAVVGDASAVVEEAREALGGSVDVWCANAGLASPGDAFADEAVWAAAWDVNVMAHVRAARALLPDWLERGSGRFVSTVSAAGLLTMVGAAPYSVSKHGAYAFAEWLSLTYRHRGIKVHAICPQGVRTDMLTAAGSAGELVLAPTAIEPEDVADALVDAIASDRFLVLPHPEVADYYRARATDPERWLGNMNHLQQKWEGAGA, encoded by the coding sequence ATGGGTACGGTGCAGGGCGCTGGAGTGGTCGTCACAGGCGCGGGCGGCGGAATCGGAGCCGCGCTGGCGCGGCGCTTCGCCGCCGACGGAGCCCGGGTCGTCGTCAACGACCTGGACCCCGGCCGCACCAAGGCCGTCGCCGAGGAGACCGGCGCCACCGCGGTCGTGGGCGACGCGTCCGCCGTCGTCGAGGAGGCCCGCGAGGCCCTCGGCGGCTCCGTCGACGTGTGGTGCGCCAACGCCGGACTGGCCTCACCGGGTGACGCCTTCGCCGACGAGGCCGTCTGGGCCGCCGCCTGGGACGTCAACGTCATGGCGCACGTCCGCGCGGCCCGCGCCCTGCTGCCCGACTGGCTGGAGCGCGGCAGCGGCCGTTTCGTCTCCACCGTCTCGGCCGCCGGTCTGCTCACCATGGTCGGCGCCGCGCCCTACAGCGTCTCCAAGCACGGCGCCTACGCCTTCGCCGAATGGCTGTCCCTGACGTACCGCCACCGCGGGATCAAAGTCCACGCCATCTGCCCACAGGGCGTCCGTACGGACATGCTCACCGCCGCCGGGTCGGCCGGCGAACTAGTCCTGGCACCCACCGCCATCGAGCCCGAGGACGTGGCCGACGCCCTCGTCGACGCCATCGCGTCCGACCGGTTCCTCGTCCTGCCCCACCCCGAGGTGGCCGACTACTACCGGGCCCGCGCGACCGACCCGGAGCGCTGGCTGGGCAACATGAACCACCTCCAGCAGAAGTGGGAGGGGGCCGGCGCATGA
- a CDS encoding class I adenylate-forming enzyme family protein: protein MTSIYAAMPWLAQLSDAQRAPVTPPPTVLHAFRAAVTRSPEHPALVYFDGRLTYRDTDALSDSVAGHLAARGVARGDRVAIMLQNSPHFVLALLGAWKAGATVVPLNPMYKSGEVTHALRDSAATALICSDRAWAEHLRDTAVACSVRVVLTACERDLQTRDDPRVLAFTRVPTEVDDLTEVARAGHPAPADRDPGTEDVALISYTSGTSGTPKGALNLHRGIIHNAERQRTGHPVPEGAGYFALAPLFHITGLVCELGACLANAGTLILAYRFHPGVVLDAFLEHRPAYTVGPSTAFMALGAHPGATSEHFSSFLVISSGGAPVPPALVERFRAGFGPYLHNGYGLTECTAPCAAVPPEKEAPVDPVSGTLSVGVPGPDTLVRVLDESGAEVPFGEHGEIAVRGPQVVPGYWGLPDATAAAFPDGELRTGDIGFMDAEGWLYVVDRKKDMINASGFKVWPREVEDVLYTHPAVREAAVVGVPDPYRGETVKAFVSLRPGAEVRPGELSAHCARRLAAYKYPRDVEVLAELPKTTSGKILRRELRSPR, encoded by the coding sequence ATGACCTCGATCTACGCGGCCATGCCCTGGCTGGCACAGCTCAGCGACGCCCAGCGCGCCCCCGTCACCCCGCCGCCCACCGTGCTGCACGCCTTCCGCGCCGCCGTCACCCGCAGCCCCGAGCATCCGGCCCTCGTCTACTTCGACGGCCGCCTGACCTACCGCGACACCGACGCGCTGTCCGACTCCGTCGCCGGCCACCTCGCCGCCCGCGGCGTGGCCCGCGGCGACCGGGTCGCGATCATGCTCCAGAACAGCCCGCACTTCGTCCTCGCGCTGCTCGGCGCCTGGAAGGCGGGCGCCACCGTCGTCCCGCTCAACCCGATGTACAAGTCCGGAGAGGTCACGCACGCCCTGCGGGACTCCGCCGCCACCGCGCTGATCTGCTCCGACCGCGCCTGGGCCGAGCACCTGCGGGACACCGCGGTCGCGTGCTCGGTCCGTGTCGTCCTCACCGCCTGCGAACGCGACCTGCAGACCCGCGACGACCCCCGCGTCCTCGCCTTCACGCGTGTCCCCACCGAGGTCGACGACCTGACCGAGGTAGCCCGGGCCGGTCACCCCGCACCCGCGGACCGCGACCCCGGCACCGAGGACGTGGCCCTGATCAGCTACACCTCGGGCACCAGCGGCACCCCCAAGGGGGCCCTCAACCTCCACCGCGGCATCATCCACAACGCCGAACGCCAGCGCACCGGCCACCCCGTTCCCGAGGGCGCCGGATACTTCGCGCTGGCCCCGCTCTTCCACATCACCGGCCTCGTCTGCGAGCTCGGCGCCTGCCTCGCCAACGCCGGCACCCTGATCCTCGCCTACCGCTTCCACCCCGGTGTCGTCCTGGACGCCTTCCTGGAGCACCGTCCCGCCTACACCGTCGGCCCCTCCACGGCCTTCATGGCGCTCGGCGCCCACCCCGGGGCCACCTCCGAGCACTTCTCCTCGTTCCTGGTGATCTCCTCGGGCGGCGCCCCGGTGCCGCCCGCCCTGGTGGAGCGCTTCCGCGCCGGCTTCGGCCCCTACCTCCACAACGGCTACGGCCTCACCGAGTGCACCGCTCCCTGCGCCGCCGTACCGCCGGAGAAGGAGGCACCGGTCGACCCGGTCTCGGGCACGCTGTCGGTCGGCGTCCCCGGGCCCGACACCCTCGTCCGGGTCCTCGACGAGAGCGGCGCGGAGGTGCCCTTCGGCGAGCACGGCGAGATCGCGGTCCGCGGCCCTCAGGTCGTCCCGGGCTACTGGGGACTGCCCGACGCCACCGCCGCCGCCTTCCCGGACGGGGAACTGCGCACCGGCGACATCGGCTTCATGGACGCGGAGGGCTGGCTGTACGTCGTCGACCGCAAGAAGGACATGATCAACGCCTCCGGCTTCAAGGTCTGGCCGCGCGAGGTCGAGGACGTGCTGTACACCCACCCGGCGGTCCGCGAGGCCGCGGTCGTCGGCGTGCCCGACCCCTACCGGGGTGAGACGGTCAAGGCGTTCGTCAGCCTGCGTCCGGGCGCCGAGGTGCGGCCCGGGGAGCTGTCCGCCCACTGCGCGCGGCGGCTCGCCGCGTACAAGTATCCGCGTGACGTCGAGGTCCTGGCGGAGCTGCCCAAGACGACAAGTGGGAAGATCCTCAGACGGGAACTGCGTTCCCCCCGGTGA
- a CDS encoding TetR/AcrR family transcriptional regulator, with amino-acid sequence MARTTDGSGTPVPQRLLAAATRLFAEQGYDRTSVQEIVEAAGVTKGALYHYFGSKEDLLQEVYSRVLRLQQERLDAFADADAPVERRLRAAAADVVVTTIENLDDAAIFFRSMHHLSPEKNKQVRSERRRYHERFRALIEEGQQAGVFSSVTPADLVVDYHFGSVHHLSTWYRPDGPLTPQEVADQLADLLLRALRP; translated from the coding sequence ATGGCCAGGACCACGGACGGGAGCGGCACCCCCGTCCCCCAGAGGCTGCTGGCCGCCGCCACCCGGCTCTTCGCCGAGCAGGGCTACGACCGCACCTCCGTCCAGGAGATCGTGGAGGCGGCCGGGGTCACCAAGGGTGCGCTCTACCACTACTTCGGCTCCAAGGAGGACCTTCTCCAGGAGGTCTACTCCCGGGTGCTGCGGCTCCAGCAGGAACGCCTCGACGCCTTCGCGGACGCCGACGCCCCGGTCGAAAGACGGCTGCGTGCCGCCGCCGCCGACGTCGTCGTCACCACCATCGAGAACCTCGACGACGCCGCGATCTTCTTCCGTTCGATGCACCACCTCAGTCCGGAGAAGAACAAGCAGGTGCGGTCCGAGCGGCGCCGCTACCACGAGCGGTTCCGGGCGCTGATCGAGGAGGGCCAGCAGGCCGGCGTGTTCTCCTCCGTGACCCCCGCGGACCTGGTGGTCGACTACCACTTCGGTTCCGTGCACCACCTGTCGACCTGGTATCGGCCGGACGGCCCGCTCACCCCGCAGGAGGTCGCCGACCAGCTCGCCGACCTGCTGCTGCGGGCCCTGCGGCCCTGA